From one Sphaeramia orbicularis chromosome 9, fSphaOr1.1, whole genome shotgun sequence genomic stretch:
- the rabl6b gene encoding rab-like protein 6 isoform X3, producing the protein MFSALKKLVGSEPGQLREKNIPAGLQSMNQSLQRRFAKGVQYNMKIVIRGDRNTGKSTLWYRLQGKKFVEEYIPTQEIQATSIHWNYKMAPYQATDDVVKVEVWDVVDKGKGKKRGDNLKLENEPQESDEVALDAEFLDVYKNCNGVIMMFDITKQWTFNYILRELPKVPTHVPVCVLGNHRDMGEHRVILPDDIRDLIAGLNRPMGSSYIHYAESSMKNGFGLKYLHRFFNIPFLQLQRETLLRQLETNQLDMDATLEELCVQQETEDQNYEIFLENLESRSKGYGSPGPANGQSPSSGSQSPIVPPSGASTGSSSPSTPQPPMPSQALPQSPSVSASSPAPPSAAASGAASPTVDAKLPAQSPEHLQSAAASGAAATQKRSFISRWFGSSPAPEASNTAPDEPPAPVCPTKVQSVDDFVPDERLDRSFLEDSLPSKTKVAQPAPAVDSDSDGEDRGNPMVSGFQDELDPDDTEPSLPQPKTLPPSKDITLTSDEEDAPAVPTVTQDKDLDSEPELKAPVIHITKPKVSSKASEPKGQTTAPISLTLTPTAEQPARHQGKKKGSSPKAEDSDTDPEAPVAQQLLSFVMDDPDFESEASDTPKVAKDAFPVRDELLSDLSDDDMQLVKVAEPMKPTVISFKHKDDTDLFGLGFQEEAPVVKESSEEQEEKESKQSSKEKKKKKKKVKEEDEKSKKKHKHKKKEKEETAAGDDKEKKKKKSRTKKTEVDELEDFLGGGAGAVKRDDGDYEEL; encoded by the exons ATGTTTTCAGCATTAAAGAAGCTGGTGGGGTCAGAGCCAGGGCAGCTCAGGGAGAAGAATATTCCTGCTGGCCTGCAGTCCATGAACCAAAGTTTGCAGAGACGCTTCGCCAAAGGAGTCCAGTATAACA TGAAAATAGTTATCCGGGGAGATAGAAATACTGGAAAAAGTACTTTATGGTATCGACTGCAGGGCAAGAAATTTGTGGAGGAGTACATACCTACTCAGGAGATCCAAGCCACTAGTATCCATTGGAATTATAAAA TGGCTCCATATCAAG CTACTGATGATGTGGTCAAAGTGGAGGTGTGGGATGTGGTAGACAAAG GCAAAGGCAAAAAGCGGGGAGACAATTTGAAGCTGGAGAATGAGCCACAAGAG tCCGACGAGGTGGCCCTGGATGCGGAGTTCCTAGACGTGTACAAGAACTGTAACGGCGTTATCATGATGTTTGACATTACCAAGCAGTG GACATTTAACTACATACTGAGGGAGCTGCCGAAAGTACCCACTCATGTACCAGTGTGTGTTCTGGGAAACCACAGGGACATGGGCGAACATCGTGTCATCCTCCCTGATGATATAAGAGACCTGATTGCTGGATTAAACAG accaatgggatcctCTTACATCCACTATGCCGAGTCCTCTATGAAGAATGGCTTTGGCCTCAAATATCTGCACCGGTTTTTCAACATCCCCTTCCTGCAGCTCCAG CGGGAGACCCTCCTGAGGCAGCTGGAGACCAACCAACTGGACATGGACGCCACCCTGGAGGAGCTCTGTGTCCAGCAGGAGACGGAAGACCAGAATTATGAGAT TTTCCTGGAGAACCTGGAGTCTCGCAGTAAGGGCTATGGCTCTCCTGGGCCAGCCAATGGTCAGAGTCCATCCTCGGGCTCCCAGTCCCCTATCGTCCCTCCCAGCGGGGCCTCCACAGGTAGCTCCAGCCCCAGCACCCCTCAGCCCCCCATGCCCTCCCAGGCCCTCCCACAGTCGCCGTCTGTGTCCGCCTCCTCCCCTGCGCCTCCTTCAGCTGCTGCCAGCGGGGCGGCGTCTCCCACAGTGGACGCCAAGCTGCCTGCGCAGTCCCCTGAACACCTGCAGTCCGCCGCTGCATCTGGAGCAGCAGCCACCCAGAAACGAAGCTTCATCTCTCGCTGGTTTGGTTCATCTCCTGCCCCTGAGGCTTCAAACACTGCTCCAG ATGAGCCTCCGGCACCGGTGTGTCCCACCAAGGTGCAGAGTGTGGATGATTTCGTACCAGATGAGAGACTGGACAGGAGTTTCCTGGAGGACAGCCTGCCCTCGAAGACGAAGGTGGCTCAGCCTGCACCAGCAGTGGACAGCGACAG TGATGGCGAAGACAGAGGGAATCCCATGGTCTCGGGTTTCCAGGACGAGCTTGATCCCGATGACACTGAACCCAGCCTCCCCCAGCCCAAGACCCTGCCCCCCAGTAAAGACATCACCCTGACCAGTGACGAGGAGGATGCACCAGCAGTACCCACTGTTACCCAGGACAAAGACCTGGACAGCGAACCCGAGCTGAAGGC GCCTGTGATCCACATCACAAAACCAAAGGTGTCGTCTAAAGCCTCAGAGCCTAAAGGCCAGACCACAGCACCCATCTCCCTCACTCTAActccaacagcagagcagccagcgCGACACCAAGGCAAAAAGAAGGGCAGCTCGCCAAAAGCAGAGGACTCCGACACCGACCCCGAGGCCCCCGTAGCCCAGCAGCTGCTCTCTTTTGTCATGGACGACCCTGACTTTGAGTCTGAAGCATCGGATACTCCAAAAGTAGCAAAG GATGCGTTTCCAGTCAGGGATGAGCTTCTGTCAGATCTCTCTGACGACGACATGCAGTTAGTCAAAGTGGCCGAGCCTATGAAGCCCACTGTGATCTCCTTCAAACACAAGGATGACACCGACCTGTTCGGCCTCGGCTTCCAGGAAGAGGCTCCTGTAGTCAAGGAAAGCAGCGAGGAGCAGGAAG AGAAGGAAAGCAAACAGTCCtccaaagaaaagaagaaaaagaagaagaaagtcaaagaG GAGGATGAGAAGAGCaagaagaaacacaaacacaagaaaaaggagaaagaagAGACGGCAGCAGGGGAcgacaaagaaaagaagaagaagaaatcccGGACCAAGAAAACCGAAGTGGACGAGCTGGAGGACTTTCTGGGTGGCGGCGCAGGAGCCGTCAAAAGAGACGACGGCGACTACGAGGAGCTATAA
- the rabl6b gene encoding rab-like protein 6 isoform X1, with the protein MFSALKKLVGSEPGQLREKNIPAGLQSMNQSLQRRFAKGVQYNMKIVIRGDRNTGKSTLWYRLQGKKFVEEYIPTQEIQATSIHWNYKMAPYQATDDVVKVEVWDVVDKGQKYPLPEGVGKGKKRGDNLKLENEPQESDEVALDAEFLDVYKNCNGVIMMFDITKQWTFNYILRELPKVPTHVPVCVLGNHRDMGEHRVILPDDIRDLIAGLNRPMGSSYIHYAESSMKNGFGLKYLHRFFNIPFLQLQRETLLRQLETNQLDMDATLEELCVQQETEDQNYEIFLENLESRSKGYGSPGPANGQSPSSGSQSPIVPPSGASTGSSSPSTPQPPMPSQALPQSPSVSASSPAPPSAAASGAASPTVDAKLPAQSPEHLQSAAASGAAATQKRSFISRWFGSSPAPEASNTAPDEPPAPVCPTKVQSVDDFVPDERLDRSFLEDSLPSKTKVAQPAPAVDSDSDGEDRGNPMVSGFQDELDPDDTEPSLPQPKTLPPSKDITLTSDEEDAPAVPTVTQDKDLDSEPELKAPVIHITKPKVSSKASEPKGQTTAPISLTLTPTAEQPARHQGKKKGSSPKAEDSDTDPEAPVAQQLLSFVMDDPDFESEASDTPKVAKDAFPVRDELLSDLSDDDMQLVKVAEPMKPTVISFKHKDDTDLFGLGFQEEAPVVKESSEEQEEKESKQSSKEKKKKKKKVKEEDEKSKKKHKHKKKEKEETAAGDDKEKKKKKSRTKKTEVDELEDFLGGGAGAVKRDDGDYEEL; encoded by the exons ATGTTTTCAGCATTAAAGAAGCTGGTGGGGTCAGAGCCAGGGCAGCTCAGGGAGAAGAATATTCCTGCTGGCCTGCAGTCCATGAACCAAAGTTTGCAGAGACGCTTCGCCAAAGGAGTCCAGTATAACA TGAAAATAGTTATCCGGGGAGATAGAAATACTGGAAAAAGTACTTTATGGTATCGACTGCAGGGCAAGAAATTTGTGGAGGAGTACATACCTACTCAGGAGATCCAAGCCACTAGTATCCATTGGAATTATAAAA TGGCTCCATATCAAG CTACTGATGATGTGGTCAAAGTGGAGGTGTGGGATGTGGTAGACAAAG GCCAAAAATATCCTCTTCCTGAAGGTGTAG GCAAAGGCAAAAAGCGGGGAGACAATTTGAAGCTGGAGAATGAGCCACAAGAG tCCGACGAGGTGGCCCTGGATGCGGAGTTCCTAGACGTGTACAAGAACTGTAACGGCGTTATCATGATGTTTGACATTACCAAGCAGTG GACATTTAACTACATACTGAGGGAGCTGCCGAAAGTACCCACTCATGTACCAGTGTGTGTTCTGGGAAACCACAGGGACATGGGCGAACATCGTGTCATCCTCCCTGATGATATAAGAGACCTGATTGCTGGATTAAACAG accaatgggatcctCTTACATCCACTATGCCGAGTCCTCTATGAAGAATGGCTTTGGCCTCAAATATCTGCACCGGTTTTTCAACATCCCCTTCCTGCAGCTCCAG CGGGAGACCCTCCTGAGGCAGCTGGAGACCAACCAACTGGACATGGACGCCACCCTGGAGGAGCTCTGTGTCCAGCAGGAGACGGAAGACCAGAATTATGAGAT TTTCCTGGAGAACCTGGAGTCTCGCAGTAAGGGCTATGGCTCTCCTGGGCCAGCCAATGGTCAGAGTCCATCCTCGGGCTCCCAGTCCCCTATCGTCCCTCCCAGCGGGGCCTCCACAGGTAGCTCCAGCCCCAGCACCCCTCAGCCCCCCATGCCCTCCCAGGCCCTCCCACAGTCGCCGTCTGTGTCCGCCTCCTCCCCTGCGCCTCCTTCAGCTGCTGCCAGCGGGGCGGCGTCTCCCACAGTGGACGCCAAGCTGCCTGCGCAGTCCCCTGAACACCTGCAGTCCGCCGCTGCATCTGGAGCAGCAGCCACCCAGAAACGAAGCTTCATCTCTCGCTGGTTTGGTTCATCTCCTGCCCCTGAGGCTTCAAACACTGCTCCAG ATGAGCCTCCGGCACCGGTGTGTCCCACCAAGGTGCAGAGTGTGGATGATTTCGTACCAGATGAGAGACTGGACAGGAGTTTCCTGGAGGACAGCCTGCCCTCGAAGACGAAGGTGGCTCAGCCTGCACCAGCAGTGGACAGCGACAG TGATGGCGAAGACAGAGGGAATCCCATGGTCTCGGGTTTCCAGGACGAGCTTGATCCCGATGACACTGAACCCAGCCTCCCCCAGCCCAAGACCCTGCCCCCCAGTAAAGACATCACCCTGACCAGTGACGAGGAGGATGCACCAGCAGTACCCACTGTTACCCAGGACAAAGACCTGGACAGCGAACCCGAGCTGAAGGC GCCTGTGATCCACATCACAAAACCAAAGGTGTCGTCTAAAGCCTCAGAGCCTAAAGGCCAGACCACAGCACCCATCTCCCTCACTCTAActccaacagcagagcagccagcgCGACACCAAGGCAAAAAGAAGGGCAGCTCGCCAAAAGCAGAGGACTCCGACACCGACCCCGAGGCCCCCGTAGCCCAGCAGCTGCTCTCTTTTGTCATGGACGACCCTGACTTTGAGTCTGAAGCATCGGATACTCCAAAAGTAGCAAAG GATGCGTTTCCAGTCAGGGATGAGCTTCTGTCAGATCTCTCTGACGACGACATGCAGTTAGTCAAAGTGGCCGAGCCTATGAAGCCCACTGTGATCTCCTTCAAACACAAGGATGACACCGACCTGTTCGGCCTCGGCTTCCAGGAAGAGGCTCCTGTAGTCAAGGAAAGCAGCGAGGAGCAGGAAG AGAAGGAAAGCAAACAGTCCtccaaagaaaagaagaaaaagaagaagaaagtcaaagaG GAGGATGAGAAGAGCaagaagaaacacaaacacaagaaaaaggagaaagaagAGACGGCAGCAGGGGAcgacaaagaaaagaagaagaagaaatcccGGACCAAGAAAACCGAAGTGGACGAGCTGGAGGACTTTCTGGGTGGCGGCGCAGGAGCCGTCAAAAGAGACGACGGCGACTACGAGGAGCTATAA
- the rabl6b gene encoding rab-like protein 6 isoform X4 has protein sequence MFSALKKLVGSEPGQLREKNIPAGLQSMNQSLQRRFAKGVQYNMKIVIRGDRNTGKSTLWYRLQGKKFVEEYIPTQEIQATSIHWNYKTTDDVVKVEVWDVVDKGKGKKRGDNLKLENEPQESDEVALDAEFLDVYKNCNGVIMMFDITKQWTFNYILRELPKVPTHVPVCVLGNHRDMGEHRVILPDDIRDLIAGLNRPMGSSYIHYAESSMKNGFGLKYLHRFFNIPFLQLQRETLLRQLETNQLDMDATLEELCVQQETEDQNYEIFLENLESRSKGYGSPGPANGQSPSSGSQSPIVPPSGASTGSSSPSTPQPPMPSQALPQSPSVSASSPAPPSAAASGAASPTVDAKLPAQSPEHLQSAAASGAAATQKRSFISRWFGSSPAPEASNTAPDEPPAPVCPTKVQSVDDFVPDERLDRSFLEDSLPSKTKVAQPAPAVDSDSDGEDRGNPMVSGFQDELDPDDTEPSLPQPKTLPPSKDITLTSDEEDAPAVPTVTQDKDLDSEPELKAPVIHITKPKVSSKASEPKGQTTAPISLTLTPTAEQPARHQGKKKGSSPKAEDSDTDPEAPVAQQLLSFVMDDPDFESEASDTPKVAKDAFPVRDELLSDLSDDDMQLVKVAEPMKPTVISFKHKDDTDLFGLGFQEEAPVVKESSEEQEEKESKQSSKEKKKKKKKVKEEDEKSKKKHKHKKKEKEETAAGDDKEKKKKKSRTKKTEVDELEDFLGGGAGAVKRDDGDYEEL, from the exons ATGTTTTCAGCATTAAAGAAGCTGGTGGGGTCAGAGCCAGGGCAGCTCAGGGAGAAGAATATTCCTGCTGGCCTGCAGTCCATGAACCAAAGTTTGCAGAGACGCTTCGCCAAAGGAGTCCAGTATAACA TGAAAATAGTTATCCGGGGAGATAGAAATACTGGAAAAAGTACTTTATGGTATCGACTGCAGGGCAAGAAATTTGTGGAGGAGTACATACCTACTCAGGAGATCCAAGCCACTAGTATCCATTGGAATTATAAAA CTACTGATGATGTGGTCAAAGTGGAGGTGTGGGATGTGGTAGACAAAG GCAAAGGCAAAAAGCGGGGAGACAATTTGAAGCTGGAGAATGAGCCACAAGAG tCCGACGAGGTGGCCCTGGATGCGGAGTTCCTAGACGTGTACAAGAACTGTAACGGCGTTATCATGATGTTTGACATTACCAAGCAGTG GACATTTAACTACATACTGAGGGAGCTGCCGAAAGTACCCACTCATGTACCAGTGTGTGTTCTGGGAAACCACAGGGACATGGGCGAACATCGTGTCATCCTCCCTGATGATATAAGAGACCTGATTGCTGGATTAAACAG accaatgggatcctCTTACATCCACTATGCCGAGTCCTCTATGAAGAATGGCTTTGGCCTCAAATATCTGCACCGGTTTTTCAACATCCCCTTCCTGCAGCTCCAG CGGGAGACCCTCCTGAGGCAGCTGGAGACCAACCAACTGGACATGGACGCCACCCTGGAGGAGCTCTGTGTCCAGCAGGAGACGGAAGACCAGAATTATGAGAT TTTCCTGGAGAACCTGGAGTCTCGCAGTAAGGGCTATGGCTCTCCTGGGCCAGCCAATGGTCAGAGTCCATCCTCGGGCTCCCAGTCCCCTATCGTCCCTCCCAGCGGGGCCTCCACAGGTAGCTCCAGCCCCAGCACCCCTCAGCCCCCCATGCCCTCCCAGGCCCTCCCACAGTCGCCGTCTGTGTCCGCCTCCTCCCCTGCGCCTCCTTCAGCTGCTGCCAGCGGGGCGGCGTCTCCCACAGTGGACGCCAAGCTGCCTGCGCAGTCCCCTGAACACCTGCAGTCCGCCGCTGCATCTGGAGCAGCAGCCACCCAGAAACGAAGCTTCATCTCTCGCTGGTTTGGTTCATCTCCTGCCCCTGAGGCTTCAAACACTGCTCCAG ATGAGCCTCCGGCACCGGTGTGTCCCACCAAGGTGCAGAGTGTGGATGATTTCGTACCAGATGAGAGACTGGACAGGAGTTTCCTGGAGGACAGCCTGCCCTCGAAGACGAAGGTGGCTCAGCCTGCACCAGCAGTGGACAGCGACAG TGATGGCGAAGACAGAGGGAATCCCATGGTCTCGGGTTTCCAGGACGAGCTTGATCCCGATGACACTGAACCCAGCCTCCCCCAGCCCAAGACCCTGCCCCCCAGTAAAGACATCACCCTGACCAGTGACGAGGAGGATGCACCAGCAGTACCCACTGTTACCCAGGACAAAGACCTGGACAGCGAACCCGAGCTGAAGGC GCCTGTGATCCACATCACAAAACCAAAGGTGTCGTCTAAAGCCTCAGAGCCTAAAGGCCAGACCACAGCACCCATCTCCCTCACTCTAActccaacagcagagcagccagcgCGACACCAAGGCAAAAAGAAGGGCAGCTCGCCAAAAGCAGAGGACTCCGACACCGACCCCGAGGCCCCCGTAGCCCAGCAGCTGCTCTCTTTTGTCATGGACGACCCTGACTTTGAGTCTGAAGCATCGGATACTCCAAAAGTAGCAAAG GATGCGTTTCCAGTCAGGGATGAGCTTCTGTCAGATCTCTCTGACGACGACATGCAGTTAGTCAAAGTGGCCGAGCCTATGAAGCCCACTGTGATCTCCTTCAAACACAAGGATGACACCGACCTGTTCGGCCTCGGCTTCCAGGAAGAGGCTCCTGTAGTCAAGGAAAGCAGCGAGGAGCAGGAAG AGAAGGAAAGCAAACAGTCCtccaaagaaaagaagaaaaagaagaagaaagtcaaagaG GAGGATGAGAAGAGCaagaagaaacacaaacacaagaaaaaggagaaagaagAGACGGCAGCAGGGGAcgacaaagaaaagaagaagaagaaatcccGGACCAAGAAAACCGAAGTGGACGAGCTGGAGGACTTTCTGGGTGGCGGCGCAGGAGCCGTCAAAAGAGACGACGGCGACTACGAGGAGCTATAA
- the rabl6b gene encoding rab-like protein 6 isoform X2: MFSALKKLVGSEPGQLREKNIPAGLQSMNQSLQRRFAKGVQYNMKIVIRGDRNTGKSTLWYRLQGKKFVEEYIPTQEIQATSIHWNYKTTDDVVKVEVWDVVDKGQKYPLPEGVGKGKKRGDNLKLENEPQESDEVALDAEFLDVYKNCNGVIMMFDITKQWTFNYILRELPKVPTHVPVCVLGNHRDMGEHRVILPDDIRDLIAGLNRPMGSSYIHYAESSMKNGFGLKYLHRFFNIPFLQLQRETLLRQLETNQLDMDATLEELCVQQETEDQNYEIFLENLESRSKGYGSPGPANGQSPSSGSQSPIVPPSGASTGSSSPSTPQPPMPSQALPQSPSVSASSPAPPSAAASGAASPTVDAKLPAQSPEHLQSAAASGAAATQKRSFISRWFGSSPAPEASNTAPDEPPAPVCPTKVQSVDDFVPDERLDRSFLEDSLPSKTKVAQPAPAVDSDSDGEDRGNPMVSGFQDELDPDDTEPSLPQPKTLPPSKDITLTSDEEDAPAVPTVTQDKDLDSEPELKAPVIHITKPKVSSKASEPKGQTTAPISLTLTPTAEQPARHQGKKKGSSPKAEDSDTDPEAPVAQQLLSFVMDDPDFESEASDTPKVAKDAFPVRDELLSDLSDDDMQLVKVAEPMKPTVISFKHKDDTDLFGLGFQEEAPVVKESSEEQEEKESKQSSKEKKKKKKKVKEEDEKSKKKHKHKKKEKEETAAGDDKEKKKKKSRTKKTEVDELEDFLGGGAGAVKRDDGDYEEL; this comes from the exons ATGTTTTCAGCATTAAAGAAGCTGGTGGGGTCAGAGCCAGGGCAGCTCAGGGAGAAGAATATTCCTGCTGGCCTGCAGTCCATGAACCAAAGTTTGCAGAGACGCTTCGCCAAAGGAGTCCAGTATAACA TGAAAATAGTTATCCGGGGAGATAGAAATACTGGAAAAAGTACTTTATGGTATCGACTGCAGGGCAAGAAATTTGTGGAGGAGTACATACCTACTCAGGAGATCCAAGCCACTAGTATCCATTGGAATTATAAAA CTACTGATGATGTGGTCAAAGTGGAGGTGTGGGATGTGGTAGACAAAG GCCAAAAATATCCTCTTCCTGAAGGTGTAG GCAAAGGCAAAAAGCGGGGAGACAATTTGAAGCTGGAGAATGAGCCACAAGAG tCCGACGAGGTGGCCCTGGATGCGGAGTTCCTAGACGTGTACAAGAACTGTAACGGCGTTATCATGATGTTTGACATTACCAAGCAGTG GACATTTAACTACATACTGAGGGAGCTGCCGAAAGTACCCACTCATGTACCAGTGTGTGTTCTGGGAAACCACAGGGACATGGGCGAACATCGTGTCATCCTCCCTGATGATATAAGAGACCTGATTGCTGGATTAAACAG accaatgggatcctCTTACATCCACTATGCCGAGTCCTCTATGAAGAATGGCTTTGGCCTCAAATATCTGCACCGGTTTTTCAACATCCCCTTCCTGCAGCTCCAG CGGGAGACCCTCCTGAGGCAGCTGGAGACCAACCAACTGGACATGGACGCCACCCTGGAGGAGCTCTGTGTCCAGCAGGAGACGGAAGACCAGAATTATGAGAT TTTCCTGGAGAACCTGGAGTCTCGCAGTAAGGGCTATGGCTCTCCTGGGCCAGCCAATGGTCAGAGTCCATCCTCGGGCTCCCAGTCCCCTATCGTCCCTCCCAGCGGGGCCTCCACAGGTAGCTCCAGCCCCAGCACCCCTCAGCCCCCCATGCCCTCCCAGGCCCTCCCACAGTCGCCGTCTGTGTCCGCCTCCTCCCCTGCGCCTCCTTCAGCTGCTGCCAGCGGGGCGGCGTCTCCCACAGTGGACGCCAAGCTGCCTGCGCAGTCCCCTGAACACCTGCAGTCCGCCGCTGCATCTGGAGCAGCAGCCACCCAGAAACGAAGCTTCATCTCTCGCTGGTTTGGTTCATCTCCTGCCCCTGAGGCTTCAAACACTGCTCCAG ATGAGCCTCCGGCACCGGTGTGTCCCACCAAGGTGCAGAGTGTGGATGATTTCGTACCAGATGAGAGACTGGACAGGAGTTTCCTGGAGGACAGCCTGCCCTCGAAGACGAAGGTGGCTCAGCCTGCACCAGCAGTGGACAGCGACAG TGATGGCGAAGACAGAGGGAATCCCATGGTCTCGGGTTTCCAGGACGAGCTTGATCCCGATGACACTGAACCCAGCCTCCCCCAGCCCAAGACCCTGCCCCCCAGTAAAGACATCACCCTGACCAGTGACGAGGAGGATGCACCAGCAGTACCCACTGTTACCCAGGACAAAGACCTGGACAGCGAACCCGAGCTGAAGGC GCCTGTGATCCACATCACAAAACCAAAGGTGTCGTCTAAAGCCTCAGAGCCTAAAGGCCAGACCACAGCACCCATCTCCCTCACTCTAActccaacagcagagcagccagcgCGACACCAAGGCAAAAAGAAGGGCAGCTCGCCAAAAGCAGAGGACTCCGACACCGACCCCGAGGCCCCCGTAGCCCAGCAGCTGCTCTCTTTTGTCATGGACGACCCTGACTTTGAGTCTGAAGCATCGGATACTCCAAAAGTAGCAAAG GATGCGTTTCCAGTCAGGGATGAGCTTCTGTCAGATCTCTCTGACGACGACATGCAGTTAGTCAAAGTGGCCGAGCCTATGAAGCCCACTGTGATCTCCTTCAAACACAAGGATGACACCGACCTGTTCGGCCTCGGCTTCCAGGAAGAGGCTCCTGTAGTCAAGGAAAGCAGCGAGGAGCAGGAAG AGAAGGAAAGCAAACAGTCCtccaaagaaaagaagaaaaagaagaagaaagtcaaagaG GAGGATGAGAAGAGCaagaagaaacacaaacacaagaaaaaggagaaagaagAGACGGCAGCAGGGGAcgacaaagaaaagaagaagaagaaatcccGGACCAAGAAAACCGAAGTGGACGAGCTGGAGGACTTTCTGGGTGGCGGCGCAGGAGCCGTCAAAAGAGACGACGGCGACTACGAGGAGCTATAA